Within Protaetiibacter intestinalis, the genomic segment ACCGAATGGTGCGGTGCGCTGACGACAGGACCCCTCGTCTCGGTCCATCGACTCTCGACGCCCTACTCGTGCTTGCACAGAGCCCACCGTCGCTCCTTCCCGTCAACGACTTCTGGCGGATCCTTGGCCAGTACGTATCGCGTGGGCTTGTTCCGCAGACATCCGAGCGCGAAACCTGCGATCACACTGTGGAGGGGTATACCCCGGGCCTGGGGGACATCGGCAACGGTTCGCGGATTGCATCCGACCTTGCGGCAACAGGATTGGGAACTATGGTCCGTCTCAAGACGGTATCGGGTTGCTGGTCAGGGAGGGTTGGAGCCTGCACTGATTGCGACGAACCCGCACTGTTTCTTGAGGATGAATGGTGCACTGAGGACCAGAAGCGTCTGAATGCACTGAAGGGCACCCGGGCCTCCGTTCTTCGCGTCGTGGGGTCCGACCCTGCGGAACTTGAGACATTCGCACCGGACATGTTTCCGGCCTTGACATTCCACCCGAGCGCGTGGAATGGAATCGGTTCGCTTCAGGGGGACCGAGGTGAACTGCGGGACGCTCTCATTCACCACCTCGGCGTTCTAAACGATTCAGTCGTCCAGCTCTGGGAAATGGAAAGCGAAACCCTCGCGCGACAGTCAGCGTTGGGCGCGATGGGGGTCGTTGCCTCTCCGGAGAACGGAAACACCCGGAGAAACTCGGGCGCGATGGCAGCTAGACGGTTCGTATTCGACGGCCAAATTGTGAGTTGCGAATGGCACACCAAGCTTCGGCCCAACATCAACCGAATCTACTTTTCGGTTGGGCAACGGCCACCCCGTGAATCCGAAGGCGACGATCCTATTGACACCGTATTCGTGGGCGCAATCGTCGATCACTTGACCTGAAGGCCCGGCAGTGCGAATCGCCACCCATGTTGTGTGGCGTCGGGATCGGTCGCTCTGAGTCGACGGCGCAAACCCATCGGCGCGCCAGCCTGACCGCCCACGCGGTCAGTGCATGGGGCATTTTCGATGCTGACGGTCGGCCCGTCGCTCGGGCGTCAACGCGACCCCTTCATCCCACTTCCTCGTAGTCGTACCCGTCGCGGATGACGTCGTTGAAGTAGCGCCCCTTGCTGTCGGCGCGCAGCAGCGCGCGGAACACGAACTCGGGCACGCGCTCGTAGCGGTAGACCTGCTCGCTCGTGAACCGGATGTCGAGCAGCCCACGCGCGGCGTCGTACCGCACGGCGTCGATCGTGGTGGAGTCGAGGACGTCGATCCAGGGCACGCACCCATCGTGCGCCCTGCGGTCGCTCCGCGTCATCCCGAGAGCGGCGTCAATCGTGCCGAATGGTCGTTTCACGTGCGTCTTAGCGACCATCTCGCACGAATATCGGATGCTGGCGAGCTGGTTTCGACACGCCCGCCTCGCGCGCTACTCGACCGGCGGGTCACGGCCACCTCTCGTTCACTTCCGGGTCACCCGGGTTCGCAACGCTGCCGCACATGCCCCACCACGCAGCCCGCCGCATCCGTGCCATCGTCGGAGGGGCGCTCGCCGCCGCCCTCGTCGCGGGAGGGGTGCTCGTCACCGCGAGCATGGCGCGCGCCGCGGAAGTCGAGCTCCCCACCATCGTCATCAACGAAGTGGAGTCGAGCGGCGGCACGCCCGCCGACTGGGTCGAGCTGAAGAACATCGGCACCGACCCCGTCGATGTGGGCGGCTGGGTCGTGAAGGACAGCGAAGACGACCACGCGAAGACCATCCCGGCGGAGACCACCATCGCGCCGGGCGGGTATCTCACCTTCGTCGTCGACGAGGGGGCTGACGGTTACGGCCTCGGCAAGGGCGACAGCGCGCGGCTCTACCTGCCGGGCGGCACCACGCTCGTCGACAGCACGAGCTGGACGGCGCACGCCGCCTTCACCTGGGGTCGCTGTGCCGACGGCACGGGCGCCTTCGTCGAGACCACCGCATCCACCCCCGGCGCCGCCAACGCGTGCCCGGACGCGGCGGCGACGCTCAAGATCAACGAGGCGGTCAGCGACGGCGGCACCCCCGGCGACTGGATCGAGTTCGTCAACACGGGCGCCGTGCCGGTCGACGCGGGCGGCCTCATCGTGCTCGACAACAAGACCGACGACCCGTACACGATCCCCGCCGGTACCTGGGTAGCCGCCGGCGGCTACCTTGTGCTCGACAACGGCACCGACTTCCTCTTCGGCCTCGGCAAGGGCGACTCGGTGCGCCTCTTCGGCACCGACGGCACCACCCTGCTCGACTCCACCAGCTGGCCCGACGGCACCCACGCGAGCCCCTCGTGGGGGCGGTGCCCGGATGCCGCGGGCGGCTTCGCGATCACCGAGAGCGCCACGAAGGGTGCGGCCAACGACTGCGCCGCCGTCGAAGAGCCCGAACCCACCACGACGACCGTCGTCATCAACGAGGTCGAGTCGAGCGGCGGCACCCCGGGCGACTGGGTGGAGCTCAAGAACCTCGACGCCGAGCACTCCGCCGACCTCAGCGGGTGGCGCATCCGCGACAACGACACGGGCCACACGGCGGTGCCGTTCGCCGACGGAACGACCATCGAATCCGGTGGCTACCTCGTGATCGAGGAGGCGTTCCTCGGCTTCGGGCTCGGCTCCGGCGACTCGGTCACCCTGTTCGAGGCCGACGGCACGACCGTCGCCGACACCACCACGTGGGCGGGCCACGCATCCGTCACCTGGGCGCGCTGCCCCGACGGCACGGGCGACTTCCGCGACTCGGGCGCCTCGACGAAGGGCACCGCGAACGATTGCAGCGACGGCACGGGCCCCGAGCCCGACCCCGACGTCGAAGTGTGGCCGGGTGGCATCACCGAGACTGCGGTGCCCACCGACATCGCCTTCGACGGCGACCTCTCGGGCCTCGACTACGAGCCCGGGCTGCTCGGCGGCGACATTCTGTGGGCCGTCACCAACGGCACCGGCACCCTCACCAAGCTCACGCCGGGTACCGGCGGGGCCTGGAACGGCGCCACAGGTTGGGGCGCCGGCAAGCAGCTCGCCTACCCGGACGGCTCCACCGCCCCGGATGCCGAGGGCGTGACCGTCGCGGATGGCGGCTCGGCGGGAGGCGTCTACGTCGCCACCGAGCGTTCGAGCGCGGCGAGCTCCACGAGCCGCCCCTCGATCCTGCGCTACGACGTGAGCGGCACGGGCACCACCCTGATCGCCACCAACGAGTGGAACCTGTCGGCCGACCTCACCGCCACGGTCGGCACGATCGGCGCCAACTCCGGGCTCGAGGGCATCACCTGGATCCCGGATGCCGTGCTCACGGCTCGCGGTTTCGTCGACGAGTCGACGGGCCTCGCCTACGACCCCGCCGACTACCTGCAGCACGGCACGGGCATCTTCTTCGTCTCGCTCGAGGCCACCGACGACGTCTACGCGTACGCCCTCGACCTCACCGGCTCGACCTTCACGCGCGTCGCCACGATCGATACCCCGGGTGCCCGCGAGCTCGACTACGAGCCCGAGACCCAGCTGCTGTGGGCGATCTGCGACGAGGCCTGCGACGGACGCACCGCCACCCTGCAGATCGGCGGCACGGGGCGCTACGAGGTCACGCACCGCTACGCGCGCCCCGCATCCGCCGCCAACTACGCCAACGAGGGCTTCGTGATCGCGCCGCAGTCGGCGTGTGTCGCGGGCGCCAAGCCGGTGTACTACGCCGACGACGCCAACACCGACGGCGTCTCGCTGCGCGTGGGCAGCATCCGCTGCACGGTGAGCGGCGGCGGTGACGACGGCGGCGACGGCGGTGGGCAGCCGGGCGGCGGCGATGGTGGCGGAGGCACCGACCCGACCCCCGGCGAGCCCGACTCCGGCGACCTCACGCCCGAGACCCAGGACGAGGTGACCGGTCCCGGCTCGGCACGCGCCGGCTCGACCATCACGGTCACGGTCGGCGCCTCCCACGCCGGTGAGCGCGTCGACGGCTACGTCTTCTCGACCCCCACCTCGCTCGGCACCCACACCGTCAGCGCGGCGGGCACCGTGCGCCTCACGATCCCGGCGACCCTGGCGCCCGGCGGGCACCGGGTGGCCGTGTACGACGCATCCGGTGCGCTCCTCGGCTGGTTCGCGCTCGCCGTGACGCCGGCGGCACTCGCCTCGACGGGGTCGGATGCGGATGCCGGCCTCCCGCTCGCGGTGCTCGCCCTGGGCGCAGGTCTGGTGCTCGTCACCCTGCGAGCGGTGGGGCGCCGCCGCACCGCCTGAGGGCTAGAACCGCCGGGTGCCGTTCGGGTCGAAGTTCGGACCCTGGGGGCGGTTGCGCTCCATCCAGAGCTGGTGGTCGCGCAGCCCGCGGGCGACGCCGACGCGGATGACGGCGTACAACAACAGCAACGCGATGGCGATGCCGATGACGTAGGCGAGGAGCGGCAGGAGCATCCACGTCCAACTGCTGAGGTCCATGCGCCCATCGTGGCCGAAGTTCGCGCCAACCGCGAGCAGAATGGTGACGACGCTCGAGGCGAGGAGGCCGCAGGTGAAGCGCACGAAGCGCATCCGCGACGTGAACGGCAAGGTGGTGCTCGTGACGGGCGCCGCGCGCGGCATGGGGTTGCTCTACTGCCGCTACGCGCTCGCCGAGGGCGCACGCGCGGTGATCGGCTGGGATGCGGATGCCGCGGCCCTCGCCGAGGCATCCGCCGAGCTGGGGGAGCGCTTCGTGCCCGTGCCGCTCGACATCACCGACACGGATGCCGTGGAGCGCGCCGCCGCGGCGGTGCTCGCCGAGCACGGCGCCCCCGACGTGCTCATCAACAACGCCGGCATCGTGCGCGGCAAGCTCTTCGTCGACCACACCCGGGCCGACATCGACGCGACGATGCACGTGAACCTGACCGCCCCACTGCACACGACGCGCGCCTTCCTGCCGGCGATGCTCGAGGCGCCGGAGGGGCGCCGCATCGTCAACATCGCCTCCGCCGCGGGGCTGCTGGCCAACCCGCGGATGAGCGTCTACGCCTCCAGCAAGTGGGGCCTCGTCGGCTGGAGCGACTCGCTGCGGCTCGAGCTCGCCCCGGTCGGCATCGGCGTCACGACCGTGTGCCCCTCGTATGTCGCCACCGGAATGTTCGAGGGTGCGCGCGGGCCGCGGTGGACGCCGATCCTCGACCCGGAGCGCATCGCATCCGCGGCCTGGCGCGCCATGAAGTCGGCCAAGCCGTTCCTGCTGATGCCCGCGATGGTGCACGTGAGCAAGGTGGGCCGCGGCCTGCTGCCGCCCCGCGTGTGGGACCTCGTCGGCGGCCGCTGGTTCCGGGTCTACAGCTCCATGGACGCGTTCACCGGCCGCGCGACGCAGCCGAAGTAGACCCGAAGCTCTCAGGTGCCCGGGCGACCGGGCAGCTGCTCGCGGAGCGCCCACGCGATCCGGAAGGCGCGCTCCAGGTTCGCGCTGTTGCGGGTGCGGAACGGCAACCGCTTCACGGCGAGCACGTCGCCCTCGCGCACCACGAGCTCCGACATCCACGGGCTCGCCGCCTCGTCGAGCACCCGCCTGAGCGCCGCGACCGCGGCGTCGTCGAGCTCGACCTCTGCACGGCGCACCTCGATCACCCCGAGCCATTCGGCGAGACCGCGGGGCGTCATCGGCAGGATGACGTAGTCGCCGAGGGTGATGCCGCGCGCGTGGTCGCGGAAGGCGCCGTAGAGCCGCGGCGGGCCCCAGCTCGCCGGGGTCCGGGCCGCGATCGGGTACCGCACCCCCGACTCCTCGCGGACGAACTCGAGACCGTTCTCCTCGGCGAAGCGGTGCATCCGCACCCAGGCGCGCCAGCGCGGCGGGATGACGAGCGCCCGGATGGAGAAGTACGTGATCGCGGCGGCCGCGAGGGGCGCGCCCACCACGACCGCCACGAGCCCGACCGCCTCGCCCGCGTTCGACACGAGGTGGGCGGCTGCGATCCCCGAGACCGCGAGCACCACCGCGGTGGGGATCAGCATCAGCAGGCAGATGCCGCCCACCACGAGGAGGCCCGCCGCGTGCTCGATCTCGAGCGCGCTGAAGTACGACTTGCCGGCCAGGATCGCCCGCCGTCGCGCCCGCACCTCGGGCCTCGCCATCGGTCGCGTGAGGCCCGAGAAGTCGTAGGGAATCGGTGAGGACACCTCGTGAACATACCCGACGTCCGCGTCCCGCACTCGCCAGGCCGAGCACGGCGTCCCGTAGGCGTGCGGGCCACGGCGTGCCGATCGGCCCGGGCGGGCGTCCGCGGCGGATGCGACAGTGATCCGGTGACCAGCCTCGACCCCCGCGCGCGCGTGCGTGCCGCCGTGGGTGCCGGCATCCGCGATTCGGGGCTCATCGTGGTGGCCTACATCCCGTTCGGGCTCGCGATGGGTGCCGCGCTCGTCACGAGCGGCGTCGACCCGTGGCTGATCGTCTCGTCGTCGGTCGTGGTCTTCGCGGGCGCGGCGCAGCTCGCCGGCATCCAGCTGCTGGGCGCGGGGGCGAGCATCGCGCTCGTCGTGCTCACGATCCTCGTCATCAACGCCCGGCACCTGCTCTACAGCGCCTCGCTCGAGCCGCACCTGGCCGAGTGGCCGCGCGGCCTGCGGATGCTGGGCGCCTTCCTGCTCGCCGATCCCGTCTACGCGCTCGCGATCGCCCGCTTCGAGCGACCGGGCGGCGCGGGCGCCCGCGGCGAGCAGTACGGCTACTACTTCGCGGCGGGCGTCACCTGCCTCGTCGGCTGGACGACGCTCACCGGCGCCGGGGTGCTGCTCGGCGGCATCATCCCCGACGACATCCCGCTCGGCCTCGCGATCCCGCTCACCTTCCTGCTGCTCCTGCTGCCGCTCGTGAAGGACTCGGCGGGCGCCGTGGCCGCGATCGTCGGCGGCATCGCGGCGCTGCTGGCCTCGGGGCTGCCGCTCGGGCTGTCGACGCTCGTCGGGGCGGCCGCGGGCCTCGTGGCGGGCGGCATCGTGCTCGCCCGCACGCGCCGCGACGAGCCCGAACCTGCGCCCGAGACCCCGGACGCGGGGGCCGCCGATGCTTGACGCGCTCGCGATCCTGCTCGGCGGCATCGCCACCTACCTCACCCGCGTGCTGTTCCTCGTGAGCCGGAAGCTGCGCCCGCCGCCGGCGGTCCAGCGCTATCTCCCGCTCGTCGGGCCCGCCGTGCTCGGCGCGATCGCGATCCCCGGCCTCGTCGCGCCGGGCGGCGAGCTGTCGCTCCTCACGACAGGCCCGTCGCTGCTCGCCGCCGCGGCCGCCTGGGCATCCTGGCGCCTCGCCCGCCGTCAGATGGTCGTGGGCCTGCTCGTCGGGCTCGCGGTGTGGTGGGGCTGCTTCGCGGTGCTCGGGGCACTCGGCCTGCGCTAGGGACGGGTGCTGTCGAGCGCTCGCGCCGCCTCAGGCGATGCGATAGCGCAGGTACACCGATCCGCCCGCGAACCGCCGCTCGTCGAGCAGCTCGAGCTCCCGGCGGATGCCGTGGTCGAGGTACGGGGTGCCGCCGCCGAGCAGCGTGGGTGTCACGATCATGTGCAGCTCGTCGACCACGCCCGCCCGCGCCGCGACCGAGGCGAGCTCGCCGCCTCCGATGCCGATCGGCGCATCCGATTCCGCCTTCCAGCGCCGCACCTCGTCGATGTCGAAGTCGGCTCGCAGTCGCGCGCGGCGCATCGGCGTCTCGGTGAGCGTGCGCGAGTAGATGACCTTGTCGACGCCGTTCCAGTAGCGTCCCCACTCGCGCGATGCGCCCTCGAGCTCGTCGGGGGAGGTCTCGTCCCAGAACATCATGATGTCGTGGTTGCGGCGTCCGTAGAGATGCAGCGTCACGGGGGCGAACAGCTCGTTGATGAAGCCGTGCACCTCCTCGTCGGGCGAGCTCCAGTCGAAGCGCCCGTCCGCGTCCTCGCGGTAGCCGTCGAGCGAGACGGTGCTGAAGTAGATGAGCGGCGCTGCCATGTGGACAGCGTACACATCACCCCGTCAGGCGGCATCCTGGGGGCGCACACGGAAGCCCTTCGCGAGGTTCGCCCGCAGCTCCTCCGCGTTCTGACGCACCACATACGCAGGGCGGTCGCGCTCGAGCCGCCACGACTCGTCGAGGGTGCCCGCCGAGACGGTGTCGAAGCCGAGCTCGTCGTAGAGACGGGTCACCAGCTCGACGGCCTCCGGGAAGTCGGATGCGGTGCCGAGCGCCCGACGGTCCGGGGTTCCCGCGGGCGACCCGGTCGTGGTGATGTCGGCGGCCATGATGTGGTTGAACGCCTTCACGACCTTCGACCCCGGCAGGTGCGCCTGCAGCAGACCCGACACGGTCGCCTCGCCCCGGTCGAGCTCGGGGATGTGCCCGTCGCGCTCCCAGTAGTAGTTGTTCGTGTCGAGCACGATCTTGCCCGCGAGAGCCGCGACCGGAACCGCGGCGTAGGCGCGCAGCGGCACGGTGACGACCGCGACATCCGCGGCCTCGGCCGCCTCCTCGGCGGTCGCCGCCCGCGCGTGCGGACCCAGCTCCTCGATGAGCCCCGCGAGCGTCTCCGGCCCGCGCGAGTTGGCGATCACCACGTCATGGCCGTGGGCGACGAGCGCCCGCGCGACCTGGGATCCGATGTTGCCTGCGCCGATGATTCCGTACGTCGTCATGTCCGCTCGAACGAACGGCGACCCGGGTGCATTCCCGCGGCGGCTACTCCGCCGCGGGGCGCACGCCTCAGGCGGCCACCACGCCTACCCACA encodes:
- a CDS encoding KTSC domain-containing protein → MPWIDVLDSTTIDAVRYDAARGLLDIRFTSEQVYRYERVPEFVFRALLRADSKGRYFNDVIRDGYDYEEVG
- a CDS encoding lamin tail domain-containing protein, translating into MPHHAARRIRAIVGGALAAALVAGGVLVTASMARAAEVELPTIVINEVESSGGTPADWVELKNIGTDPVDVGGWVVKDSEDDHAKTIPAETTIAPGGYLTFVVDEGADGYGLGKGDSARLYLPGGTTLVDSTSWTAHAAFTWGRCADGTGAFVETTASTPGAANACPDAAATLKINEAVSDGGTPGDWIEFVNTGAVPVDAGGLIVLDNKTDDPYTIPAGTWVAAGGYLVLDNGTDFLFGLGKGDSVRLFGTDGTTLLDSTSWPDGTHASPSWGRCPDAAGGFAITESATKGAANDCAAVEEPEPTTTTVVINEVESSGGTPGDWVELKNLDAEHSADLSGWRIRDNDTGHTAVPFADGTTIESGGYLVIEEAFLGFGLGSGDSVTLFEADGTTVADTTTWAGHASVTWARCPDGTGDFRDSGASTKGTANDCSDGTGPEPDPDVEVWPGGITETAVPTDIAFDGDLSGLDYEPGLLGGDILWAVTNGTGTLTKLTPGTGGAWNGATGWGAGKQLAYPDGSTAPDAEGVTVADGGSAGGVYVATERSSAASSTSRPSILRYDVSGTGTTLIATNEWNLSADLTATVGTIGANSGLEGITWIPDAVLTARGFVDESTGLAYDPADYLQHGTGIFFVSLEATDDVYAYALDLTGSTFTRVATIDTPGARELDYEPETQLLWAICDEACDGRTATLQIGGTGRYEVTHRYARPASAANYANEGFVIAPQSACVAGAKPVYYADDANTDGVSLRVGSIRCTVSGGGDDGGDGGGQPGGGDGGGGTDPTPGEPDSGDLTPETQDEVTGPGSARAGSTITVTVGASHAGERVDGYVFSTPTSLGTHTVSAAGTVRLTIPATLAPGGHRVAVYDASGALLGWFALAVTPAALASTGSDADAGLPLAVLALGAGLVLVTLRAVGRRRTA
- a CDS encoding SDR family NAD(P)-dependent oxidoreductase, translating into MKRTKRIRDVNGKVVLVTGAARGMGLLYCRYALAEGARAVIGWDADAAALAEASAELGERFVPVPLDITDTDAVERAAAAVLAEHGAPDVLINNAGIVRGKLFVDHTRADIDATMHVNLTAPLHTTRAFLPAMLEAPEGRRIVNIASAAGLLANPRMSVYASSKWGLVGWSDSLRLELAPVGIGVTTVCPSYVATGMFEGARGPRWTPILDPERIASAAWRAMKSAKPFLLMPAMVHVSKVGRGLLPPRVWDLVGGRWFRVYSSMDAFTGRATQPK
- a CDS encoding AzlC family ABC transporter permease, with product MTSLDPRARVRAAVGAGIRDSGLIVVAYIPFGLAMGAALVTSGVDPWLIVSSSVVVFAGAAQLAGIQLLGAGASIALVVLTILVINARHLLYSASLEPHLAEWPRGLRMLGAFLLADPVYALAIARFERPGGAGARGEQYGYYFAAGVTCLVGWTTLTGAGVLLGGIIPDDIPLGLAIPLTFLLLLLPLVKDSAGAVAAIVGGIAALLASGLPLGLSTLVGAAAGLVAGGIVLARTRRDEPEPAPETPDAGAADA
- a CDS encoding AzlD domain-containing protein; this translates as MLDALAILLGGIATYLTRVLFLVSRKLRPPPAVQRYLPLVGPAVLGAIAIPGLVAPGGELSLLTTGPSLLAAAAAWASWRLARRQMVVGLLVGLAVWWGCFAVLGALGLR
- a CDS encoding dihydrofolate reductase family protein, producing the protein MAAPLIYFSTVSLDGYREDADGRFDWSSPDEEVHGFINELFAPVTLHLYGRRNHDIMMFWDETSPDELEGASREWGRYWNGVDKVIYSRTLTETPMRRARLRADFDIDEVRRWKAESDAPIGIGGGELASVAARAGVVDELHMIVTPTLLGGGTPYLDHGIRRELELLDERRFAGGSVYLRYRIA
- a CDS encoding NADPH-dependent F420 reductase produces the protein MTTYGIIGAGNIGSQVARALVAHGHDVVIANSRGPETLAGLIEELGPHARAATAEEAAEAADVAVVTVPLRAYAAVPVAALAGKIVLDTNNYYWERDGHIPELDRGEATVSGLLQAHLPGSKVVKAFNHIMAADITTTGSPAGTPDRRALGTASDFPEAVELVTRLYDELGFDTVSAGTLDESWRLERDRPAYVVRQNAEELRANLAKGFRVRPQDAA